The DNA window AAAAGCTATTATTGTTTCAGTACAAGTTGACAATTTATAGAATGAAGAGCTCGAAGGTGAGATCTTAAGCTTGATGAGCTCGTAGTTCACATGAATGGTAGTTTCATAATACGAGGGATCTACATCATAAAATACAGGAAAAACAAAGTTGTGCCCATTCAACTTCTTGCAGTCCATAATCTTGACCAGCTGGTCCAAGCACCATCTAGAAGAAGCGTAGTGTTTGGAGAAAACAATTACTGAAACCCTCACTCCTTCAATGGCAGTTAATAGTGCCCCAGAAATCTCATCTCCTCTTCCAACTTTCTCATTGTCTTTAAAAATATGGATATTCTTTCGATCCAAATCATTGTAGAGATGACTTACAAAACTATCACGAGTGTCCTCACCTCTAAAGCTCAGAAAAACATCGTACATCCTCGAAGACAACATACTGGTGTGCCACCGGATTTGATTATTCAATCGCGAGTAAAGAGCATACaacatgtttggtttggtgtattggctaagccaatacacccctaatcggtggacCCCACCTAATCCCTCTCTATCCCGTGTTTGGTTTAAAGTATTGGTAATACGGGTGTAATCAGTTACTTTCCTAATCGGTGAAAAtcaccgatttctattccccctATTTTGCCCAGATTAGGAACGACTTCAGCAaaccctccctgttttaccctccccgaTCCCCTGTGTTCCTCTTCCGTTCCTTCAAGCTTGCTCCCcccatttcatttcttttcttttttggccgATTTGCTTTCTGTCGATTtgctctctgttttaccctcccgatTGCCTTCCCTATTGTCTTCCTCCCTTCTACCTTCTGCCCATTTGCTCAAGTTTCGACTAATTTCCTTCTACCTtctcccttcttttctttttctttacaacttATCTGTCACTCTTTCGATTGGCCTTCTCAACCAGTTGACACTCTTTCGATTGCTCTCAAGTAGTGGGTTTCGACACTCTTTCGACCGATTGCTCTCTCGAAAGGTAAAGGTTACTGCCTTGTTAGTGCAAAGAAGAGTGGTTGTGACCGGGATGGGAGTAGTAACTCCGCTTGGACATGAGCCTGATGTTTTCTATAACAACCTGCTCGAGAGTGTTAGTGGTATAAGTGAAATCGAGACTTTTGACTGCGCTCAGTTTCCGAAAGTAAGTTGTCTTTGGTTGGGATCTCTTGTTTTGCTCTTGTTTGTACTGCTGCTCGTTCTTACTGCTCCTGTTTTCTCTCCAGAGGATTGCTGGAGAGATCAAATCTTTCTCAACTGATGGATGGGTCGCACCAAAATTTTCCAAGAGGATGGACAAATTCATGCTTTATTCTCTTACTGCCGGAAAGAAAGCTTTGCAAGATGGGGGAGTAAATGAAGATGTAATGGAGGAGTTAGATAAAACGAAATGCGGAGTTTTGATTGGTTCAGCAATGGGTGGCATGAAGGTAAAATCTTTTTCTAGAAGAAGGAAAGTGTCATGGTATATAGTTTTCTTTCTATATCCATCGATTCATATACATTGCTTGTTGTAGAATGAACAGGTTTTCAACGATGCGATTGAAGCTTTGAGGATCTCATACAGGAAGATGAATCCT is part of the Gossypium hirsutum isolate 1008001.06 chromosome D11, Gossypium_hirsutum_v2.1, whole genome shotgun sequence genome and encodes:
- the LOC107929734 gene encoding disease resistance protein RPV1-like, whose product is MYDVFLSFRGEDTRDSFVSHLYNDLDRKNIHIFKDNEKVGRGDEISGALLTAIEGVRVSVIVFSKHYASSRWCLDQLVKIMDCKKLNGHNFVFPIRRDSNMLPSTSSSSSSAAAAANMIM
- the LOC121223419 gene encoding 3-oxoacyl-[acyl-carrier-protein] synthase II, chloroplastic-like yields the protein MGVVTPLGHEPDVFYNNLLESVSGISEIETFDCAQFPKRIAGEIKSFSTDGWVAPKFSKRMDKFMLYSLTAGKKALQDGGVNEDVMEELDKTKCGVLIGSAMGGMKVFNDAIEALRISYRKMNPFCVPFATTNMGSTMLAMDLGWMGPNYSI